CAGCGCCATCCGCGCCTCGCACCTCACCAACGACGACCGCGTGCAGGACCCCTATTGCCTGCGCTGCCAGCCGCAGGTCATGGGCGCGGTGCTCGACCTGCTGCGCCAGGCAGGCGAGACGCTCGGCACCGAAGCGAACGGCGTATCCGACAACCCCCTCGTCTTCTCGGAAACCGGAGAAGTCATCTCCGGCGGCAACTTCCACGCGGAGCCTGTCGCCTTCGCGGCCGACATGATCGCCATGGCCCTGTGCGAGATCGGCTCGCTCGCCGAGCGGCGCATCGCCATGCTGGTCGATCCGGGCCTGTCGGGCCTCCCCGCCTTCCTCACGCCGAAGCCGGGGCTCAATTCCGGCTTCATGATCCCGCAGGTCACGGCGGCCGCCCTCGTGTCCGAGAACAAGCAGCGCGCCTATCCGGCGAGCGTGGATTCGATCCCGACCTCCGCCAACCAGGAGGACCACGTGTCCATGGCGACCCATGGCGCAAGACGGCTCCTGCCCATGGCGGCGAACGCCGCCAACGTGATCGGCATCGAACTTTTGGCCGCTGTCCAGGGCTGCGATTTCCATGTTCCCATGAAGTCCAGCGAGCGCCTGGAGCGCGCCCGTGCGCTGCTGCGTGGAAGCGTCCCGCATCTCGACGACGACCGGCACATGGCGCCCGACATGGAACGGGCCACGGCCCTCGTCGCGTCCGGCGCCCTAGCGGATGCCGCCGGCGCGGACGTTCTGCCCGTCGTGACGAGCGAGATTCGGGCATGAGCACGCATCCGGACTGGCTCACGGTTTCCCGAGGCGACGCGCCGCTCGTCGTGAGCCTGCCGCATACGGGCACGGCGATTCCGGACGCGTATGCGCGCGGCCTCGTCTCGCCCTGGCTCGCGCGCAAGGACGCGGATTGGTGGATCGAGCGGCTCTACGACTTCGCCGCCGGACTCGGCGCCACCGTGATCCGCACCGCGATCTCGCGCACGGTGATCGACGTGAACCGCGACCCGTCCGGCGTCTCGCTCTATCCCGGACAGGCGACCACGGAACTGTGCCCGACGACGACCTTCGACGGCGAGCCGCTCTACGAGCCGGGAACGGAGCCGACGGCGGACGAGATCGCCGAGCGCCGCGCCCGCTTCTTCGAGCCCTATCATGCCGCCCTTCGCGCCGAGATCGAGCGCCTGCGGGCGCGGCATGACACCGTCGTGGTCTACGACTGCCACTCGATCCGCTCGGTGATCCCGCGCCTGTTCGACGGCGCCCTGCCCCATTTCAACATCGGCACCAATGGCGGCGCCTCCTGCGCGCCGTCCCTGAGCGCTGCCATCGAGAACCTCTGCGCGCAGAGCGGCTTGAGCCATGTGATGAACGGCCGTTTCAAGGGCGGCTACATCACGCGCAGCCTCGGCAGCCCCGACGAGGGTGTTCACGCCGTCCAGATGGAACTCGCCTGCCGCGGCTACATGCATGAGCCGCTCGGCCCCGTCTCGGAGCGTGAATGGCCCAGCGCCTACGACGAGAGCTATGCCGCGCCCATGCGCGCGACGCTGACCCGCATTCTTCAGACCTGTCTCGCCTTTGCCCCATCCAAAGCCTGATCCGAGGATCCATCCCATGACCCGCATCGACAACGCCCGCGTGATCCGCGCCGCCCACGGCACCGACCTGTCGGCCAAGAGCTGGCTGACCGAAGCGCCCCTGCGCATGCTGATGAACAACCTCGATCCCGACGTCGCCGAAAGGCCGGGCGAACTCGTCGTCTATGGCGGCATCGGCCGCGCGGCGCGCGACTGGGACAGCTTCGACCGCATCGTCGCCGCGCTGAAGAACCTCGAAGCCGACGAGACGCTCCTCGTGCAGTCCGGCAAGCCGGTCGGCGTGTTCCGCACCCATGCGGATGCCCCGCGCGTGCTGATCGCCAATTCCAACCTCGTGCCGCACTGGGCCACCTGGGACAAGTTCCATGAGCTCGACCGCAAGGGGCTCATGATGTACGGCCAGATGACGGCCGGCTCCTGGATCTATATCGGCACGCAGGGCATCGTGCAGGGCACCTACGAGACCTTCGTGGAAGTGGGCCGCCAGCACTATAACGGCGATCTCTCCGGCCGCTGGATCCTCACCGGCGGGCTCGGCGGCATGGGCGGCGCGCAGCCGCTCGCCGCCACCATGGCGGGCGCCTCCTGCCTCGCCGTCGAATGTCAGCCGAGCCGCATCGAGATGCGCCTGCGCACCGGCTATCTCGACCGCCGCGCCGACACGCTGGATGAGGCTCTCGCCATCATCGAGCAATCCTGCCGCGATAAAAAGCCTGTCTCGGTTGGTCTTCTCGGCAACGCCGCCGAGATCTTCCCGGAGATCTACCGGCGCGGTATCCGTCCGGATGCGGTGACGGACCAGACTTCGGCACACGACCCGATCAACGGCTACCTGCCGAAGGGCTGGACCCTGGCCGAGTGGGAAGCCAAGCGCGAGATCGATCCCAAGGCCGT
This region of Microvirga mediterraneensis genomic DNA includes:
- the hutG gene encoding N-formylglutamate deformylase, coding for MSTHPDWLTVSRGDAPLVVSLPHTGTAIPDAYARGLVSPWLARKDADWWIERLYDFAAGLGATVIRTAISRTVIDVNRDPSGVSLYPGQATTELCPTTTFDGEPLYEPGTEPTADEIAERRARFFEPYHAALRAEIERLRARHDTVVVYDCHSIRSVIPRLFDGALPHFNIGTNGGASCAPSLSAAIENLCAQSGLSHVMNGRFKGGYITRSLGSPDEGVHAVQMELACRGYMHEPLGPVSEREWPSAYDESYAAPMRATLTRILQTCLAFAPSKA
- the hutU gene encoding urocanate hydratase is translated as MTRIDNARVIRAAHGTDLSAKSWLTEAPLRMLMNNLDPDVAERPGELVVYGGIGRAARDWDSFDRIVAALKNLEADETLLVQSGKPVGVFRTHADAPRVLIANSNLVPHWATWDKFHELDRKGLMMYGQMTAGSWIYIGTQGIVQGTYETFVEVGRQHYNGDLSGRWILTGGLGGMGGAQPLAATMAGASCLAVECQPSRIEMRLRTGYLDRRADTLDEALAIIEQSCRDKKPVSVGLLGNAAEIFPEIYRRGIRPDAVTDQTSAHDPINGYLPKGWTLAEWEAKREIDPKAVEHAAKQSMAEHVRAMLDFYKAGVPTLDYGNNIRQMAKEEGVDNAFDFPGFVPAYIRPLFCRGIGPFRWAALSGDPEDIYKTDAKVKELLPDNKHLHNWLDMAKERIKFQGLPARICWVGLGDRHRLGLAFNEMVAKGELKAPIVIGRDHLDSGSVASPNRETEAMKDGSDAVSDWPLLNALLNCASGATWVSLHHGGGVGMGFSQHSGMVIVCDGTPEAAKRIERVLWNDPATGVMRHADAGYDIAIDCAREHNLNLPSLR